One window of Novosphingobium sp. 9U genomic DNA carries:
- a CDS encoding SPOR domain-containing protein, with product MRLPVNHALPLAALLFLGGVGGVHAAPAAPSGPAADYPVTVGEPFTIGSTTWTPTDQLNYDAVGVATVSADGLTGISGAHKTLPLPSYAEVTSLDSGRTILVRLVARGPMVNDVLVSLSPEAATQLGLAPGARSSVRVRRVNPPEVERAALRTGGTAPLRMDTPDSLLKVLRRKLAEQSPLMPPPSVPPKMPSSLAAAEPAKPNSPSAPAPSPKPSPAAPTPVRKVAKPEPKPAPAPTQTAPAAALKKSAARGSHVVQVAAFSTAERARKVAAQLGGEVSASGRLWRVRLGPFAGSGEAAPALEKAKAAGYRDARIQRAD from the coding sequence ATGAGATTGCCCGTTAACCATGCCCTGCCGCTTGCGGCGTTGCTGTTCCTCGGCGGGGTAGGGGGCGTGCATGCCGCTCCGGCAGCCCCGAGCGGCCCTGCGGCGGACTACCCGGTCACCGTCGGCGAGCCGTTCACGATCGGCAGCACCACCTGGACCCCGACCGACCAGCTCAACTACGACGCCGTAGGCGTGGCGACTGTCAGCGCCGATGGCCTCACCGGCATCTCCGGCGCGCACAAGACGCTGCCGCTGCCCAGCTATGCCGAGGTCACCTCGCTCGACAGTGGTCGCACGATCCTGGTGCGGCTGGTCGCACGCGGGCCGATGGTGAACGATGTGCTGGTCTCCCTCTCGCCCGAGGCGGCGACGCAGCTCGGCCTGGCGCCGGGCGCTCGTTCGTCGGTGCGCGTGCGGCGGGTCAATCCGCCTGAGGTCGAGCGGGCCGCGCTTCGTACCGGAGGCACGGCGCCGCTGCGGATGGACACTCCAGACTCGCTGCTGAAGGTCCTGCGCCGCAAGCTGGCCGAGCAATCGCCGCTAATGCCGCCCCCATCCGTGCCGCCCAAGATGCCGTCGAGCCTTGCCGCTGCCGAACCGGCTAAGCCCAACTCGCCGTCGGCTCCGGCGCCGTCGCCCAAGCCCAGCCCGGCCGCTCCGACGCCTGTGCGCAAGGTCGCCAAGCCGGAACCGAAGCCCGCACCTGCTCCGACGCAAACCGCTCCGGCTGCAGCACTCAAGAAGTCTGCCGCGCGCGGTTCTCACGTCGTCCAGGTGGCCGCCTTCTCCACCGCGGAACGTGCCCGCAAGGTGGCCGCGCAGCTCGGGGGCGAGGTCAGCGCTTCGGGTCGTCTCTGGCGCGTCCGTCTCGGACCTTTCGCCGGCAGTGGAGAAGCCGCTCCGGCGCTGGAGAAGGCCAAGGCTGCGGGCTATAGGGATGCGCGAATCCAGCGCGCGGACTGA
- a CDS encoding lytic transglycosylase domain-containing protein, with translation MRRRFPLRLLRQGLICSLLAAFPFPAVQAQYTGAPYSNATSFESYLDTVRARAAREGVSQATIGRMLSGLTPNSRVIQLDGGQPSRSTTPPATAPYIATHVDAARIGRGRDRYSRDAGMLPTIERRYGVPGPIMLAIWGHETNYGSYTGDFDLARSLATLAWEGRRRALFEGELIAVLKMVDRGVPPHRLKGSWAGAFGNPQFLPSVYLRLAADGDGDGDADIWSSDADTLASIANYFRDAGWRPGQPWGVRASVSSGFSAGSAAARLAAPSCDRVHARHSRWLTVAEWRRQGVTPLGSIGDDVLASFFQPDGPGTPAYLLTGNYRVILQYNCSNYYALSVGLLADEIAR, from the coding sequence ATGAGACGACGCTTTCCGCTTCGCCTGCTGCGCCAGGGCCTGATATGCTCGCTCCTGGCCGCATTCCCTTTCCCGGCGGTGCAGGCCCAATACACGGGTGCGCCGTATTCGAATGCCACCAGTTTCGAGAGCTACCTCGACACGGTGCGAGCGCGTGCCGCTCGGGAAGGCGTGAGCCAGGCGACGATCGGGCGCATGCTCTCGGGCCTGACGCCAAATTCGCGCGTGATCCAGCTCGATGGCGGCCAGCCTTCGCGCAGCACGACGCCGCCCGCCACCGCGCCCTACATCGCCACCCATGTCGATGCCGCGCGGATCGGACGTGGCCGCGATCGCTATAGCCGGGATGCCGGCATGCTGCCGACGATTGAGCGGCGCTATGGCGTGCCCGGGCCGATCATGCTGGCGATCTGGGGGCATGAGACGAACTACGGCAGCTACACCGGCGACTTTGACCTCGCCCGCTCGCTCGCGACGTTGGCTTGGGAGGGCCGCAGGCGCGCATTGTTCGAAGGCGAGCTGATCGCGGTGCTCAAGATGGTGGACCGCGGCGTGCCGCCTCATCGTTTGAAGGGGAGCTGGGCCGGGGCCTTCGGCAACCCGCAATTCCTGCCGAGCGTCTACTTGCGCCTGGCAGCGGATGGGGATGGCGATGGCGATGCGGATATCTGGAGCAGCGACGCGGACACACTGGCCTCTATTGCCAACTATTTTCGCGATGCCGGCTGGCGCCCCGGCCAGCCTTGGGGCGTGCGCGCGAGCGTGTCATCCGGCTTTTCCGCCGGCAGCGCGGCGGCTCGGCTCGCGGCGCCCAGCTGCGACCGCGTCCATGCTCGCCACTCGCGCTGGCTCACCGTTGCGGAGTGGCGGCGACAGGGCGTCACCCCCCTCGGCTCCATCGGCGACGACGTCCTCGCCTCGTTCTTCCAGCCCGATGGGCCGGGGACGCCCGCTTACCTGTTAACCGGTAATTATCGTGTGATCCTGCAGTACAATTGCTCGAACTACTACGCATTGTCCGTGGGATTGCTAGCCGATGAGATTGCCCGTTAA